One Mangifera indica cultivar Alphonso chromosome 4, CATAS_Mindica_2.1, whole genome shotgun sequence genomic region harbors:
- the LOC123213619 gene encoding putative fasciclin-like arabinogalactan protein 20, with the protein MAAKIFISIIFFSLLYFSSALSSDSVSKAIEILSNSGFFSMALTLEFASNNLIPRSEFLTIFTPSDSTFSSSGQPSLSLLKFHFSPQSLISQSLKTLPFNSKIPTFSPSQTLLVTSPPYSDHDFVSINGVKVNASSVIYDDGWLRVFGIEKFFDPNFRAPPRTNLDCAASVLDNDEDDGDGSMTFGEAIDEMKDKRYSVMASFLELQLATTKKPTFLTVFAPQDDKIEGYFSNFSHYTSVFLRHVVPCKMPWSVLIDLDYPVATPTFLEGYEITVTLRQDHGGLLANEILVAEDVYANEWLAVLGIGDVLPAVPEPEPKPEPKPSAQRRRSTVNLDILKVLVALSSLTIWIYGF; encoded by the coding sequence ATGGCGGCCAAAATCTTCATctccatcatcttcttctccctccTCTATTTCTCCTCTGCCCTCTCCAGCGATTCTGTCTCCAAAGCCATCGAAATCCTCTCGAATTCCGGCTTCTTTTCAATGGCTCTGACTCTTGAATTTGCCTCAAACAACTTGATCCCTCGCTCTGAATTTCTCACTATTTTCACTCCTTCAGACTCCACATTCTCTTCATCCGGCCAGCCGTCTCTTTCCCTACTGAAATTCCACTTTTCTCCCCAGTCTTTGATCTCCCAGTCCCTCAAAACCCTCCCTTTCAACTCCAAGATTCCAACTTTTTCCCCTTCCCAAACTCTGCTCGTTACTTCACCGCCGTATAGTGATCACGATTTCGTTTCAATCAACGGCGTCAAGGTCAACGCCAGCTCGGTGATATACGACGACGGGTGGTTGAGAGTCTTTGGAATTGAGAAGTTCTTTGATCCAAACTTCCGTGCCCCTCCAAGGACTAATCTTGATTGCGCAGCATCGGTGCTTGACAACGATGAAGACGACGGTGATGGCTCGATGACTTTCGGTGAAGCTATTGACGAAATGAAAGATAAACGGTACTCAGTTATGGCTTCATTTCTTGAATTGCAATTGGCGACGACAAAGAAGCCAACTTTCCTGACTGTGTTCGCTCCTCAAGATGACAAAATAGAGGGGTACTTTAGTAATTTCAGCCATTACACGTCAGTCTTTCTCCGTCACGTGGTGCCGTGCAAGATGCCGTGGTCGGTTCTGATCGATTTGGATTATCCAGTGGCGACGCCCACATTCTTGGAGGGGTACGAAATTACTGTCACACTAAGGCAAGATCATGGGGGTCTGTTGGCCAATGAGATACTTGTTGCTGAGGATGTGTATGCCAATGAGTGGCTTGCCGTTTTGGGGATTGGTGATGTTTTACCGGCTGTGCCGGAGCCGGAGCCAAAGCCAGAACCAAAACCGTCAGCTCAGAGAAGAAGATCAACGGTGAATCTTGACATCTTGAAGGTTTTGGTAGCTTTGTCATCTCTGACTATTTGGATATATGGCTTTTAG